ACAGGAACAGCAAGATTGCCATAAGTATTGAAGTCACTTTGGGTATCAAAGGTATTTACCGTGGTATTCCTGACAAGCATATCTGAATTGTATAACACAAGATATGAAAAACAACCATTATTTCCTTCGTAAGAAGTTACTTTATTTTGATAACCAAGTAAGCAATTAACAACTTCACTATTTTCCGAGTTTTCGATTGGGAGATTTATGTCTGTTTTCGTCACAAATCCATATCCAAATGCTTGATTAATAGAGGTGGATGGAACTTTTATCGGATTTTCTACCCAGGAATCCGTTGGAAATGAGGAGACATCACAGGTATAAGTGGTCATGACCGGAACCGATACCAGGTTAACGTCACCGCAGACGATGGCATTAATATTGTTCACACCAGACGGATTTTCCGGATAGGAACCTGCAGTCAGGATGACTGCCGAGGGTTTTCCTTTGTAGGTGTTCACCCAGGTATTCTGATCAATTAGCGTTTTCTCTCCGTAGTAGTTATCTGGACCAATGAAAGAGGTTTGAACGGTATCGGCAAAATCGTATGTCCAGATGATTACCGGCTGATCAGTATACATGTGAGTTGTTACCATGACATCATAGATCTCGGTGTCAGGTACAGGTGAAAATCCCGGACGGCTTGAATCATTATTGGTGAGACTATACACCGGCTGTGCTGTAAGCACAGATGATGATCCTTCGAGATCTTCTATCGAAATGAAAAAGACATCCAGATACGGGGTAGATGCACTTGTAATTTTCCGGATTAAATACACCCCGTCATCGGTACTACAGACCTGAAATAACTTCGGATTGCTCCCTGCATTATCCCAGACATAATTGGCGATGGTCTTTTTTGCCCCCCAACTTCCTGACCAACCGGTCCCGTCAGGTTGCAGGGTGAACGAATCAACACTCGTCTGGCCGGTTGAGAAATCATACCCGAAGATGTAATTTACCCCGTTGACATACGTACTCCTGAATCCGGAAGGGCAGGGATTCCCAATCTGTCCATTAACTGTCAGCGGCTGGTTTATGACGTACTGAAACTGCGGATGACCTCCAGAATTTTCCGTCTGGACTTTGTACACATATGACTTACTTGGATAATTTTCATAATAAGTCCATGTTTGCGTTTGAATTGCCAGATAACCTGGTGCCGGTGAGAACATGGAGATTGAAGGATAATTTGCTGCTGGTTCTCCACCAAAGCCTAAAACCTCAGGCCCCATAAATTCCGCTATTACCGGCGACGCTCCAAGCAGGAGTGTGATCGTAAATATTCCTAATAATAAACCCAGTTTAAGTTGACCCGAGGATCTTTTCCCTGCCATAATGTAGTTCACCTACCCTCCAAGATACAGAGTTCCCCAACCTGTTCCTGAGAGATATCAACGAATTCCTGAAAAAGAGTAATTCACCTCCCATCCGATGAGTATGATATTATCTCTTATGGAGAGATTATATTCATTTGCGGGATATATAATTGCCTATATTTACCCAGATAAATACAATACGGTTCTTAAATTATTATTTTAACGTTTTTTCAAGAAATGTCATAGATTATTGGATTACAAGAGAACGCATCATATCTAGTGATTCTTCTGTCACCTTGGAGATGCCTCATACAGATCTCTAACTTAAATACACATGATAATGTAACCTTAACAAATTGAGAAAGATAATGAGATTAGAGAGATCTGATATTAAAATAAAAATACACGCAAGGATCAAGAGAATAATAAGTTAAATTTTTTCATCCCGGGTGTGCAGAACCAGAATCAGAGTAAGGACTGCAAATACCATTGCCACAAGATACACGGTCTGATACCCCATCAATGACATAGCATGAGTAATCCTTCCGACAAGGGGGGTTCCATCACGTGGAACCCCGTCTATGTACATCCGGACAGCAAAAATCGTCTGAAAAAGGGCTATTCCGGCATATCTGGCAGTCATCAAAATTCCAGAGGCATTTCCTTCTGCACCTTGCGGACAGGATGACATAATCAGTCTTCCATTAGGACTAGAAAATGCAGTGGTTGAAAACCGCATGATGATCAGATAAACGACAATTACCAGGATAATGGTGTTATCATCAAATGTACTGAAAAGGAAGGATGCACTGATAGTGATAATGATGCATCCGATAGAGACCATCCGGCTTCCTTTTCAGTAGTTCTCTAACTCAAAATTTCGGCATTGGAAACAATTCGGTACCATAATATAGATACGAGTTGCCCTTCTGTTGTGTACCAGTAAAAATCAAATTCTGCGACAAATTGTCTTTTAATTAGTGAACAGGTCTGTTTTAGAAGAATCATTACTGCGCTTGACAATATTCTAGAAATCCCAATTCGAGGAAAACTGAACCAGAGAAAAGTGATTGAAACTGTCGTTGGAATGGCTTCAAATCAAGGATCAATTCATTCAACATCGAAATGTCTTGTTGATGTTCCTTGTGAAACCTCACTGCGGCATCACCTTCAGAAACTTGACTTTGATTATCTTCAGAATAATAATGTAGAGATACTAACATCTGATGCTATATCTATTCTTAATCCCGGAAAAAAGTATAAATTCACAATAGATTTTTCACTGGAACCCTACTATGGCAATCAAACAGAAGAAAACTCTGAATATATTATCCGCAGCCAAACAAAGAAGTCGACAAACGACTTTTATGGATATTCTAGACTGAAAAACTGTTCAAAACTAAAAAATTCTCTAAATGTATACGTAGACATTTCTACGCCATTGTTTCAATGCTCTTAAAAATATTTAGCTTGTGATAGCAGGGACTATTTCTCACTAGTTCAGGCGGGTCCACGTGTAATTATTCTGCGTGAAATCAGGTTTGAATGGTTCCTTGATCTCCTCTGGAATTATACAAAAAGGTGAGAAAGTTTAGGACTCAAATTCACTCATACAGTGTTCTATTTTAGGGGTTTCGACGTAATTACGTTGAATAATTGAGGGAGATTAATAGGTTAGAGAACTACTGAATGTACTGATTCTGATTAGATTGTTATGTTATTCAGATATACTCAGCGACAGAAATTCAAATTTTAAATACTCCTAATTTAGCATCCCTTTAATCCTAAATTTCTATAAATTTGAATAAGAGAGTGCCATTCATAATTTACTCTGGCGTTAAGTATATTTTTCTTACCACCATATAGTCCAGAGTAAATCCAGTGGAATTAGTATGGAAGAAAACTCGGAATTCAGAAACGCATAATCGCGATTTTCCATCCTTGCAATCATTGTTTGAATGTACCACGGGGGCATTTGAGAGATGGAGCCAACCCAATGAGACATTAAAATCACTATGCACAATTAATTATGTCGTTTAGTATAATGATGAAAAAATGTGGGGTTTTTACTATCCTCTAGGGCTTATTATTGCTGTCGTTCTAGGATACCTCATTTGGCCATCACCGCATGCCAAAACCACTCCCTCAAACAAAATCAACACCTAAATTAGGTTACAATTTTTTGCACAGTGATTCACATCACGAACCAAATCTATTCGAATTGGGCAAACGGATTACTCCATTCCCCCCTTTTCATAACTATACAAAAAATTAGTTAAAAAACCGTAGCATTGAAACTCGTAGAATTGTCAGGTAGAAAGTATAGATAGCATTTACTTGTCAACAGTCTTCGTGATCAAGGATTGCAGATTACTATAATCCAGGGGGGTTTTTACGTACTGATCATCTTCAAAAATTTCAGTTTCTTGTAAGAAATTCGCATTTGTTTCAGGGATCATAAGAATAATTGGAATATCATATGTTTTTAGATTCTTTTTCAGGATGTTATAGATATTGCGTCCCATTATCCCGGGGATATCAACATTTAGAAGGATCAGGTCCGGTTGGCTGGCATATGCCATTTTCAATGCAGTAGCTCCCGTATTTGCAGTGAGAATTAAACATGATGGGGAAAGAAGATCGTGTAATACTTCTTTAATTTCGGGTTCCTCATCCACAAGTAAGATGACAATCTGACTTCGACCCTGCTCGTAAGAAGGTACATCTTTTGGTTTTGCATCCTGAATCGGAGAGCATTCACTTATTTTAGTACCTATTCTATCAGGCTGAGATGGTTGTTCCTGAAGAGGAAGTTTCAGTTGAAATACTGTTCCTTTCCCGGGAGTGCTTGTAGCAGAGATAGTTCCCTGATGTGCTTCAATAATTCCTTTTACAATAGAGAGACCAAGTCCGGTCCCTCCGGCAAGAAACTCATCCTTTCCACTCCGGTGTGTTGTTATATCCCTGACCTGGAAAAACCGTGTGAAGATTTGTGAGATATCCTTTGGATCTATTCCTATACCCGTGTCTTCAACTTCACATACCAGAGAATTCTGATCTAAATACGTACGGATGGTGATAGTTCCTTTGTCTGGTGTAAATTTGATAGCGTTATCCAGGAGATTAATAAATACCTGGGTTATGCGATCCCGATCACCAAAATACTGTGGAAGATTATCATTCAGCTCAAGATTAAGAGTTTGTCCCCGCTTTTCGAGTGAGAGCGTGAGTTCTTCAGCAACTTCTTTTATCGTTGAATTGATGTAAAACCAGTCCTGAAGCAAGACCAGTTTATTCTCTTCAATTCTGGATATGTCTAGTATTTCACTAACAATCCGACTGAGTCGATCAGCATTGCGGGATATTATCTCTATTATCCGGTGATGATCTTCCGGTGCATTCCACCGTGTGCCTTCAAGAAGGAGATTTAAATATCCTTTCATGGCGATAAGCGGTGTTCTCAGTTCATGTGATGCGATTGAGATAAACTGTGACTTTAGAACATCCATCTGTTTGAGATCACGGTTTGCCTCTTCAAGCTCAATGGTTCGTTCCCTGACTTTCTGATCCAGTTCCTGATTGAGGCGGGCCAATTCATCAGATAGTTCTTCCAGTTCGAGATTTTTTATTCCCAGTTGTTCGGCATACTGAGTTACCTCCCATTCGTACAATTTTTTATCTGTGATATCAAATTGAATGCCGACCAGCCGGACAGAATCCCCATTGCTATCAATCAGGGCATTTGCACATGCTTTGATAAACCTGATGCTATCATCAGGCCATACAATTCTGAACTCAGCATCAAACGATTTTTTACCCAGTATGGCACTATCCAGTTCCTCGCGAATCCGGGCTTTATCATCAGGATGAATCTTTGAGATCCAGGAATCCGGTGTTGAACCGAATTCTCCATGCGACAGATGATATAACCGAAACATGGACTCATCCCACGTGAGATGATCAGTAGCCAGATCCATATCCCATATCCCAAACAGGGATGCATTTGTCGCCATCATCATGCTCTGGTTGAGCAGTCGAATCTCGTCTTCAACCTGTTTCTCTTTTGTAATGTCGCGAATGGTAGCCTGTAGATAGGTGATATCACCCAGATTTATTCTGGAGAGGAGTATTGTTGAAGGGAAATTATGGCCATTTAGCCGTTTTATAGTCCACTGGAAGAGATGAGATCCATTCTGCAGGGTAATGTCTATCATCTCCCGGAGTTTTTCTGCTGATTCTTTTCCATCCGGTTGAAGCGGTGGCGAGATATCGGCTAACCCAAGAGAACTACATTCCTCCCAGTTTTTAACATGGAACAAGTCCAGGGCTGCCTGATTACATACAAAAAATGTCCAGGAAGGGGGTTTTAAGGTGATGAGTGCATCGCAGGATCTTTCAAAGAGAGCCCTGTACATCTGCTCATTCTCTCTCAAAGCCTCTTCTGCTCTCCCGTGTTCCTGTGCCTTTTCTCCCATATCCTTGTATCCGGAAATCGCTAAATTGAGAGGAATATTTTGATATTCTATACGATGGTCAAATTTTTCTCTGTTTCATACACGGATAATAATCACAGAATTCTGTAATCTGGTTTCCTGGTTTCAGTAATTAGAGATAGTTTTAATCATGTAGGTATACCATTTCCATGAGTTATTAATATTTGAATTCTCGGGTGTTGGTGACACACGTTTTGATAGAGTCTGGGATATCAGCCTTGAAAACTCTCTAAAAAACACGGAGCGGCCTTCAAACTGAGTTGCTCATAATTTGAAGATAATACAAAAGGTACCAATAGCCAGGGATAGATCAGTGTCATGAATGATACCATTCTCATAGTTCATAACAGGGTCACAGGCAGGAAAAATGGAATTACATTTATTCCGGATTTATGCTTTTTCTGATAAACGGAATCTGCCATACTCCATATCCCAGGATTGATGCGATGAACAGGCCAATCAGGGTATTGACCAGCCGGTCCATGATTATCCCCTGGATGTACGGCTCATGGAATTCAAGCAGAGATATGATGAGAATAGTCATGACTGATGTGTAAAACAGGTAATTCCGGGATTTTGCATACGGCCGCACAAGTGCAAGTATTGTTATGATAAGTATGAATAATCCGGAAGGTATAGACCAGAGCATCAGAGTACTGGCAATTACAACTCCGGTGCACGTGCCGAGTGCTCTCATTGATATCCGGGACATGGTTATCGGGAGATTTCTATGCACTACCAAAACCACAACCAATGCAATCCAGTATGATCTGGGTACATTAAGGATGATAGCGGTTATTTCTGCGAATAACACGCAGAGACTGATACGGATGGCATATGCCCATCCTTTTATCGTATGAAGGTTTTTCTTCCAGTACCGATATTGACGGGAGAGTGATGAACTGCCGGGTTTCACGGTCTTTTCTGTTGCTTCAGGAGCGTGGGGATCAGATTCAAACCTTGAGAAGAGAGAGGAGAGGCACCAGATCAATACAAAAATCCAGATCTCTCCGATGACAAAAAATCCGGTCATGCCAACAGCAGAGAGAAGATCACCTGTATAAAACGATGAACCAATGATCAGAAATATGAGAATCAGACTACTACACCGGGCAAAAGTTCTGTTCATCCCACCAACAAGTGCGATAAAAAAAGTTACAAAAACAAGAGAGAGTCCGGATAGTATCGAACTGTTTCCTAAAACAGATCCAAACCAGAATGCGATTGCATCAGCCACTATTGCAAAAAGTATTGTTGAATATTGTTCCCGGAGTAGGGAATCTTCGGACATGTTTGCTATCGCCAACGTTCCGATTGAGACTATACTTCCCACTCCGATCATACCAAGTAATCCGGATATGATCATGGGGATGCCGATACCAAGCCCGCTCCCAATGATCAGTGATGGATGAACGGGCTTTTCAGATGACCAGGAGAAAATAGAGCCTATGGCTGAAGATACATGGTCAGGCATTTTAGTTTTCTTCCGGGAATTTTGATAGAGAATATTTGGTGTTGACCATGAACTTCATTTCCATGTAGAAATTCCGGGAGTTGTATGGAAGACAGTTCAGTTTTTTTCGTCCACACTACCGGTGCTGAGATCCGGATGATGCTCAGTATCACCGGGAGAGAGTGATGAGAGAGCGGGAAAAATGGGGTTTGAGCGGGAGCAATCCGCTCTTAAAAATTGCCCTGATCGAAATATTGAACGACATGCATGCGTTATCTGTGATCCGAGCGGGAGAGCGGGGTACAGATATATGTACAGAGATATGGTAGAGTGTACATGAAGGACACTGTATATGAAAATCTCCCGCTCTCTATTATATATAATAAATATATTATTATTATTTCTTAGTATTACCCTTGTATTGAGCGTTTTTTGAGAGCGGGGCCATCCGCTCTCTCTTTTTGTAAAGTGTTAGAGATCGGAGATTTGGGAGATGTGACAAAGATATGGGGAAATCAAGAGAGCGGGAGTTCCCGCTGGTTTGTTTAAGAGAGATTACGTTGGCTCTGCCCACCTGATAGGAAGATTACCAGTGAGTATCCCTAATGATTTTTCTATTCCTAGTGAGCCTATATGGATCATGTGATTACTACCATGATCACTCGATTAGTATTCACATGTTTGTGTCATTCTTTGTCAGGTTCCAAACATGATTGAGAACCAGGAGAAAAAACCGGACTCTGGACTCAAATGGATTGTGTTTATCGGATAAAAATTATTGAAAGACCGAATTTCTGATTTGAAAGAGAGAAATCTATTTTTCAAGTTCTCCTTTCATAACCTGGAATTCTTCGGTAGTGATTTCACCTTTTGCATATCGCTCTTTCAGGATATCTAATGCAGAATTAGGTTCAGAAATAACCTTATGTTCTCCGATCTCACGGAGTATGAGATACAGAAACAGGGCAAATACACCAATCATCGGGATGACAATGAGGATCCACCAGAGAAGACCATGCATTCCGCGTTTGTTTGCATCCTGGAAGACGATATATCCAATGATAATGAAAATAAGAAACCAGAAGAACATCATTCCCATACCAAAAAATGGGAAACCATAGCCGCCTCCCCAGGGACCCATCATTCCGAACATGAATGAGAATGTACCTCCGGGTTCATAATTATTTGCAAGGCCTAATCATTTCTCTTATGTTGTTTTAATAATCCCAATGCCTGTTATCTGGATTATCATTTATACCAAAGCTAAAATGATGATCATACGAGCGAAACTTGAGAAAGAACCGAGAATTGTCAGGAATGTGTTTAGATTCAATGTTGAAAATGTAGATCAAAGATGTTATCTTTTTGTTGGGCAATGGGGTTGAAGTTAAGGATATGTAAAAATTCGAACTATGACATCAAAGAACGGATGAATCTTTACCGTGAAAAAGATGTAGAGGTTCTTGCATATGGAACATATCTAAAAATCCGGATTTGAAAATCAATTTGCCTCTATTATCCATTCGATAATTGATATTTTTCACTTTTGTTGAAAATTCAGATACGTTTGTGATTTTTGATTAATAAAAAAAGCATTCCGATGAGTGCTTAAAAGGAAGTATTTAATTAGGGGTGGTTTTTCTTGTCCTTGCTGGTCTTGTTGGTAC
The Methanospirillum lacunae genome window above contains:
- a CDS encoding ATP-binding protein — its product is MGEKAQEHGRAEEALRENEQMYRALFERSCDALITLKPPSWTFFVCNQAALDLFHVKNWEECSSLGLADISPPLQPDGKESAEKLREMIDITLQNGSHLFQWTIKRLNGHNFPSTILLSRINLGDITYLQATIRDITKEKQVEDEIRLLNQSMMMATNASLFGIWDMDLATDHLTWDESMFRLYHLSHGEFGSTPDSWISKIHPDDKARIREELDSAILGKKSFDAEFRIVWPDDSIRFIKACANALIDSNGDSVRLVGIQFDITDKKLYEWEVTQYAEQLGIKNLELEELSDELARLNQELDQKVRERTIELEEANRDLKQMDVLKSQFISIASHELRTPLIAMKGYLNLLLEGTRWNAPEDHHRIIEIISRNADRLSRIVSEILDISRIEENKLVLLQDWFYINSTIKEVAEELTLSLEKRGQTLNLELNDNLPQYFGDRDRITQVFINLLDNAIKFTPDKGTITIRTYLDQNSLVCEVEDTGIGIDPKDISQIFTRFFQVRDITTHRSGKDEFLAGGTGLGLSIVKGIIEAHQGTISATSTPGKGTVFQLKLPLQEQPSQPDRIGTKISECSPIQDAKPKDVPSYEQGRSQIVILLVDEEPEIKEVLHDLLSPSCLILTANTGATALKMAYASQPDLILLNVDIPGIMGRNIYNILKKNLKTYDIPIILMIPETNANFLQETEIFEDDQYVKTPLDYSNLQSLITKTVDK
- a CDS encoding SHOCT domain-containing protein yields the protein MFGMMGPWGGGYGFPFFGMGMMFFWFLIFIIIGYIVFQDANKRGMHGLLWWILIVIPMIGVFALFLYLILREIGEHKVISEPNSALDILKERYAKGEITTEEFQVMKGELEK
- a CDS encoding MFS transporter, encoding MVSIGCIIITISASFLFSTFDDNTIILVIVVYLIIMRFSTTAFSSPNGRLIMSSCPQGAEGNASGILMTARYAGIALFQTIFAVRMYIDGVPRDGTPLVGRITHAMSLMGYQTVYLVAMVFAVLTLILVLHTRDEKI
- a CDS encoding FUSC family protein, giving the protein MPDHVSSAIGSIFSWSSEKPVHPSLIIGSGLGIGIPMIISGLLGMIGVGSIVSIGTLAIANMSEDSLLREQYSTILFAIVADAIAFWFGSVLGNSSILSGLSLVFVTFFIALVGGMNRTFARCSSLILIFLIIGSSFYTGDLLSAVGMTGFFVIGEIWIFVLIWCLSSLFSRFESDPHAPEATEKTVKPGSSSLSRQYRYWKKNLHTIKGWAYAIRISLCVLFAEITAIILNVPRSYWIALVVVLVVHRNLPITMSRISMRALGTCTGVVIASTLMLWSIPSGLFILIITILALVRPYAKSRNYLFYTSVMTILIISLLEFHEPYIQGIIMDRLVNTLIGLFIASILGYGVWQIPFIRKSINPE